In Flavobacterium sp. WV_118_3, one DNA window encodes the following:
- a CDS encoding ATP-binding cassette domain-containing protein, translating into METILTIQNLDKKFGNVHAVKNVSFEIKKGNVYGILGPNGSGKSTTLGIILNVVNKTSGNYTWFDGKLDTHHALKKVGAIIERPNFYPYLTAEENLKLVCKIKGVSYDKVKEKLEVVGLYERKDSKFRTFSLGMKQRLAIASALLNDPEILILDEPTNGLDPQGIRQIRDIIRHIASMGTTILLASHLLDEVEKVCSHVVVLRKGEILYTGTVDGIISNEGFFELQSDNHDILKSTLTNLTAIDKIEEEEGKLLVYLNAPLEASELNRFLFQHNIVLNHLVKRKHSLEEQFLQLTSKH; encoded by the coding sequence TTGGAAACAATCCTTACTATTCAAAACTTAGATAAAAAGTTCGGGAATGTACATGCCGTAAAAAATGTGTCTTTCGAGATCAAAAAAGGAAATGTATATGGCATTTTAGGACCGAACGGTAGTGGAAAATCCACTACATTGGGTATTATCCTGAATGTGGTTAACAAAACATCCGGAAATTACACCTGGTTCGATGGCAAACTGGACACACATCATGCGCTTAAAAAAGTCGGTGCCATTATCGAACGCCCTAATTTTTATCCGTACCTGACCGCTGAAGAAAACCTAAAACTGGTTTGTAAAATCAAAGGCGTTTCGTATGATAAAGTAAAGGAAAAGCTGGAAGTCGTGGGGCTTTACGAACGAAAAGACAGCAAATTCAGAACTTTTTCACTGGGAATGAAACAACGTCTTGCCATTGCATCGGCTCTTTTAAACGATCCGGAAATCCTGATCCTGGACGAACCAACCAACGGATTGGATCCGCAGGGAATCCGTCAGATTCGTGATATTATCCGACATATTGCCTCAATGGGCACCACAATTCTATTGGCTTCGCACTTATTGGACGAAGTGGAAAAAGTATGTTCGCATGTGGTCGTACTTCGCAAAGGCGAAATCCTGTATACCGGTACCGTTGATGGAATTATTTCGAACGAAGGCTTCTTTGAACTGCAATCGGATAATCACGACATTCTAAAATCGACGCTTACAAACCTTACCGCTATTGATAAAATTGAAGAGGAAGAAGGCAAATTGCTGGTCTATCTCAATGCTCCATTGGAAGCTTCGGAACTCAATCGCTTTCTGTTTCAGCACAATATTGTCCTGAATCACCTGGTAAAACGCAAACACAGTCTCGAAGAACAGTTTTTACAATTAACCAGCAAGCACTAA
- a CDS encoding ABC transporter permease, with the protein MKRLLEIELQKLWKNRASKVLILSYFILLSFIALIAAIKFDFGNFRLHIAEQGIFNFPFIWHFNTWIASIFKLFLAIVIVSMMANEYSYGTLKQNLIDGLSKKEFIQSKFLTVLLFAFGSTVFVFLMSLILGYSYSSYNEFGIVFSDMEYLFAYFIKLTAFFSFCLLLGILVKRSAFALGFLLLWSILEAIAIGLMRWKFFKDTDVYQKVSQFFPLESMSNLIKEPFSRLSVIKNLSSTISGQDMAKDYSVHFGDVTIVLIWTVIFMLISYKILKKRDL; encoded by the coding sequence ATGAAACGTCTTTTAGAAATCGAACTTCAAAAACTATGGAAAAACAGAGCCAGTAAAGTACTGATTCTTTCCTATTTTATTTTATTATCATTTATCGCCTTAATCGCAGCCATCAAATTCGATTTTGGAAACTTCAGACTGCATATTGCCGAACAAGGAATTTTTAATTTCCCGTTTATCTGGCACTTTAATACCTGGATTGCGTCTATTTTTAAACTTTTCCTGGCCATTGTAATCGTTTCCATGATGGCAAATGAATACAGCTACGGTACACTAAAACAAAATCTTATCGATGGTTTAAGTAAAAAAGAATTTATCCAGTCCAAATTCCTGACGGTGTTGCTTTTTGCCTTTGGATCGACTGTTTTTGTATTCCTAATGTCCCTTATTTTAGGCTATAGTTATTCGTCCTATAATGAATTCGGCATTGTCTTTTCTGATATGGAATATCTATTTGCCTATTTTATAAAACTAACCGCTTTTTTCTCGTTCTGTTTGTTATTGGGTATTTTGGTAAAACGTTCGGCATTTGCACTTGGTTTCCTTTTATTATGGAGTATTTTAGAAGCGATCGCCATCGGGTTAATGCGCTGGAAATTTTTCAAAGACACAGATGTTTATCAAAAAGTTAGTCAGTTTTTTCCTTTAGAATCGATGAGCAATCTGATTAAAGAGCCTTTTAGCCGTCTTTCGGTTATTAAAAACCTGAGCAGCACCATTAGCGGACAAGACATGGCAAAAGACTACAGTGTTCATTTTGGCGACGTAACTATTGTGCTTATCTGGACCGTTATTTTTATGTTAATATCGTATAAAATTCTAAAAAAACGAGATTTGTAG
- a CDS encoding choice-of-anchor L domain-containing protein, producing MQVQISRFFTAIVLLFSTTIWAQYIQVTENYTDDQLVLDKLFNSSCAQVSNIAINGYTFSDGAKSYGYFQGYNGFPFNDGVIITTGKAISAVGPNSSILSEGPASWLGDPDLEQAINEHNTINATVLEFDFVPISNKMSFDYVFASEQYLTNPSSNQCNYSDGFAFLLREATTPQYQNLAVVPGTNIPVKVTTVRGPGTICPQANPQYFGGFNDVNSPTNYNGQTQTLRAEATVTPGVTYHIKMVIADQGNQYYDSAIFLKGGSFNIATDLGPDRLIATGNPLCPGSSYPLDATVTGTNVTYQWFDATGAITGATNPIYNVTAPGTYRVETTITTSGGSCTSSSEVTIEYAPVTANNATLIQCAAPSGPTKFNLTLANPTITAGGNNLSVAFYPTLANAQAQTNLITNPDDYQYNNINTVVARVENQFGCVDYATVTLQVVNNTITPIGPQSECDNDGDNKADFDLNAMTVMFTGLPAGATIQYFASANDALLLVNPLSSPYNTASTTIYARVVNGSDCYGIAPISLVVNNFNGSNIQDETKNICPNTLLPLYAPAGFTYEWNNDPTQTGQHITVAQSGTFSVKITNSDGCSVIKTFTVVASAPATILSVTVDDFQSGQNSATVNYQGISDYEFSLDGIHFQSSPTFTNLDSGEYTVTVKDKKECGITTKTFFVLDYPRFFTPNGDGYNDVWRIPYLNRYPTAQVAIFDRYGKLLYFFKGNGAGWNGKYNGRDLPSTDYWFTVTFDSGRIVKGHFSMLR from the coding sequence ATGCAGGTACAGATCTCCCGTTTTTTTACAGCAATAGTATTGTTGTTTTCCACAACAATATGGGCACAATACATACAAGTAACCGAAAATTACACAGACGATCAACTCGTTCTTGACAAACTATTTAACAGTTCCTGTGCACAGGTTTCCAATATTGCGATTAATGGATACACTTTTTCGGATGGCGCCAAAAGTTATGGCTACTTCCAGGGTTACAACGGTTTTCCTTTTAACGACGGTGTGATCATCACCACGGGGAAAGCTATATCGGCAGTAGGTCCGAATTCCTCGATTTTGAGTGAAGGCCCGGCCAGCTGGCTCGGTGATCCGGATCTGGAACAAGCCATTAACGAACACAACACGATTAATGCCACTGTTTTAGAGTTCGACTTTGTACCGATTTCCAATAAAATGAGCTTTGACTATGTCTTTGCATCCGAACAATACTTAACCAATCCGAGTTCCAATCAATGTAATTACTCGGATGGTTTTGCTTTTTTATTACGGGAAGCTACTACGCCTCAATACCAAAATCTGGCCGTAGTTCCAGGAACCAATATCCCGGTTAAAGTAACTACCGTTCGCGGACCGGGAACTATTTGCCCGCAGGCGAATCCACAATATTTTGGTGGATTTAACGATGTAAACAGTCCAACCAATTACAACGGACAAACCCAAACCTTACGCGCGGAAGCGACCGTAACGCCGGGTGTGACCTATCATATTAAAATGGTTATTGCCGATCAGGGAAATCAATATTACGATTCGGCTATTTTCCTAAAAGGCGGTAGTTTTAATATTGCAACCGATTTAGGTCCGGACCGACTTATTGCTACCGGAAATCCATTATGTCCCGGAAGCAGCTATCCACTGGATGCAACGGTAACGGGTACTAATGTTACCTATCAGTGGTTTGATGCTACTGGAGCTATTACCGGTGCGACGAATCCGATTTATAACGTAACTGCTCCGGGAACCTATCGCGTGGAAACCACGATTACTACGTCCGGCGGAAGTTGTACATCCAGTAGCGAAGTGACTATCGAATATGCTCCGGTAACGGCAAACAACGCTACTTTGATCCAATGTGCCGCTCCTAGCGGGCCAACAAAATTTAATCTCACGCTTGCCAATCCGACCATTACCGCTGGCGGAAACAATCTTAGTGTGGCTTTTTATCCAACATTAGCCAATGCTCAGGCACAAACTAACTTAATCACCAATCCCGACGATTATCAATATAACAATATAAATACCGTTGTAGCCCGTGTTGAAAACCAATTCGGTTGTGTGGATTATGCTACGGTAACCTTACAGGTTGTCAACAATACAATTACACCTATTGGTCCGCAAAGCGAATGTGATAACGATGGCGACAATAAAGCCGATTTCGATTTGAATGCGATGACTGTTATGTTTACCGGCTTACCTGCTGGTGCTACAATACAGTATTTTGCATCGGCAAATGACGCCCTTTTATTAGTCAACCCATTAAGTTCTCCTTATAATACGGCTAGTACGACCATTTATGCCCGCGTGGTAAATGGTTCCGATTGTTATGGTATTGCTCCCATTTCGTTGGTTGTAAACAATTTTAACGGCTCGAATATTCAGGACGAAACCAAAAATATTTGTCCGAATACGCTACTTCCACTTTATGCTCCGGCCGGATTTACCTACGAATGGAATAACGATCCCACTCAAACCGGTCAGCATATTACTGTGGCTCAGTCAGGTACCTTTAGCGTAAAAATTACCAATTCCGACGGCTGTTCCGTAATCAAAACCTTTACCGTAGTTGCTTCGGCACCGGCTACCATCCTATCGGTTACGGTAGATGATTTTCAATCCGGTCAAAACAGTGCTACTGTAAATTACCAGGGAATTAGCGATTATGAGTTTTCACTCGACGGAATTCATTTCCAATCCTCACCTACGTTTACCAATCTGGATTCCGGTGAATATACCGTTACGGTAAAAGACAAAAAAGAATGTGGTATCACAACTAAAACCTTTTTTGTTTTGGATTATCCGCGTTTTTTCACCCCTAACGGTGATGGCTATAACGATGTATGGCGCATTCCGTACCTCAACCGTTATCCAACCGCACAGGTTGCTATTTTTGACCGCTACGGAAAGCTGCTTTACTTTTTTAAAGGAAACGGCGCTGGCTGGAATGGAAAGTACAACGGTCGTGACTTACCTTCGACCGATTATTGGTTTACGGTAACATTTGACAGCGGACGAATCGTAAAAGGACATTTTTCAATGTTGCGCTAA
- a CDS encoding GNAT family N-acetyltransferase produces the protein MLHLNFSPFPILETDRLRLRQIVETDAEQMFQLRSNPETMQYIPRELPKTIDDAIAHINYMNDLRLNNECVNWGITFKDEDIIVGLIGYFRPKPENHRAEIGYMLSPDYHGKGIMQEALTRVIDYGFNDLKLHSIEAITAPENYASWKLLEKNDFIREGHFKEDTYWNGRYLDSYVYSLINKK, from the coding sequence ATGCTCCATTTGAATTTTTCCCCTTTTCCGATCCTGGAAACCGATCGTCTGCGATTGCGCCAAATTGTGGAAACCGATGCCGAACAAATGTTCCAACTTCGTTCCAATCCCGAAACCATGCAATATATCCCGCGGGAGTTACCCAAAACGATCGACGATGCCATTGCGCATATCAATTATATGAATGACCTACGGTTGAATAACGAATGTGTAAACTGGGGCATTACCTTTAAAGACGAAGATATCATAGTGGGTCTGATTGGCTATTTCCGTCCGAAACCGGAAAACCATCGTGCCGAAATCGGTTATATGTTATCGCCCGATTATCACGGCAAAGGGATTATGCAGGAAGCGCTGACAAGGGTTATCGATTATGGTTTTAATGACCTGAAACTACATTCTATTGAAGCGATTACCGCTCCGGAAAATTATGCTTCCTGGAAATTACTCGAAAAAAACGATTTTATCCGCGAAGGCCATTTTAAAGAAGATACCTATTGGAACGGGCGTTATCTGGATAGTTATGTTTATTCCTTGATTAATAAAAAATAA
- a CDS encoding DUF6624 domain-containing protein: MKAELAKMFKKDQELQDWDVKRLSDNKYIDSMETEMSRVVRANCETIKKYYKECGYPGLKENGRDACVRFWLVVQHSDHDVVFQEKMLKALKRQLKKGNALVRNYAYLYDRVMKNKGKKQIYGTQLGRRTGEEKMHPFPELKFPDKVDELRKEMGLGGLKEYVDSFEN; the protein is encoded by the coding sequence ATGAAGGCTGAATTGGCTAAAATGTTTAAAAAAGATCAAGAGCTTCAGGATTGGGATGTCAAGCGATTAAGTGATAACAAATATATAGATTCTATGGAAACTGAAATGTCAAGAGTTGTTAGAGCAAATTGTGAGACGATTAAAAAATATTATAAAGAATGTGGTTATCCGGGTTTAAAAGAGAATGGTAGGGATGCTTGCGTAAGATTTTGGTTAGTCGTACAACATAGTGACCATGATGTAGTATTCCAGGAAAAAATGCTAAAGGCTCTTAAAAGGCAATTAAAGAAAGGGAACGCTCTGGTAAGAAATTATGCGTATTTATATGACAGAGTAATGAAAAATAAAGGCAAGAAACAAATCTACGGAACACAACTGGGGCGTCGTACTGGTGAAGAAAAAATGCATCCGTTTCCGGAGCTTAAATTTCCGGATAAGGTTGATGAACTGAGGAAGGAAATGGGATTAGGGGGATTAAAAGAATATGTCGATTCGTTTGAAAATTAA
- a CDS encoding S8/S53 family peptidase, with the protein MKKNYVVVALLSVVLFSACSKDEDRYPGENQSGQELFRKDTLSKAAINSRIDQISNEKGSFHWKDGGYQMLWSAIIRGNNTVTIGYGVNADDFDSHKSGKGREIKARLKSIILESEKGSEKDVIFKEDDDLNLMDVVIKKRETLEALLKEQHIRYIEPADYRYFDTVEARPVYGPEVSSSSGCGFSSATIATADYTTVTPNARVPWNFYKHNIPGAWNYSTGSGITIGVVDTGLSPQQSLMGSSFNSGASSGRTVQRFGVYVDSIWPWSSGFDGPDDQCGHGTSMASVATAPRNNSGLPVGVAYNASLITYRAASNVVLDGYHEQEGVKLAFTALGNNNNVKIISMSMGHIISVGKIEDGVKYAYSKGKLIFCAGGTSTSFTNFAGVIFPASMNEAVAVTGVKEGSTFQECDVCHKGGKIDFTIVMERAGTNNNVPVLSYYNNAANYVGGSSVATATTAGIAALVWAKNPGWTRDQVLTKMKQSSTFYPTKNANFGHGNINAQLAVQ; encoded by the coding sequence ATGAAAAAAAATTATGTTGTAGTGGCACTGCTGAGTGTAGTGCTTTTTTCGGCCTGTTCTAAAGATGAAGATCGCTATCCGGGTGAAAACCAGTCCGGACAAGAATTGTTCCGAAAAGATACCCTGTCTAAAGCCGCGATCAATTCCCGTATTGATCAAATTAGCAATGAAAAAGGATCGTTTCATTGGAAAGATGGTGGCTACCAGATGTTATGGAGTGCTATTATCCGCGGAAACAACACCGTTACGATCGGGTATGGTGTGAATGCCGATGATTTCGACAGTCACAAATCCGGGAAAGGACGTGAGATTAAAGCCCGTTTGAAAAGCATTATTCTGGAATCTGAAAAAGGATCCGAAAAAGATGTGATTTTCAAAGAGGATGATGATCTAAACCTTATGGATGTGGTGATTAAAAAGCGCGAAACGTTGGAAGCCTTATTAAAAGAACAACATATCCGTTATATCGAACCGGCCGACTATCGTTATTTTGATACTGTTGAGGCACGTCCGGTTTATGGACCGGAAGTAAGTTCGAGTTCGGGTTGCGGTTTTTCATCGGCTACCATTGCAACAGCCGATTATACAACGGTAACACCAAATGCACGGGTACCGTGGAATTTTTACAAACACAATATCCCGGGAGCCTGGAATTACAGTACCGGAAGCGGAATAACGATTGGAGTTGTCGACACCGGATTATCGCCGCAACAAAGCCTGATGGGAAGCAGTTTTAACTCCGGTGCTTCGTCCGGCAGGACCGTACAGCGTTTTGGTGTTTATGTCGATTCGATCTGGCCGTGGTCTTCGGGATTTGACGGTCCGGATGATCAATGCGGACACGGAACCAGTATGGCATCAGTGGCAACTGCACCAAGAAACAACAGCGGATTACCGGTAGGTGTGGCCTATAATGCCAGTTTGATTACCTATAGAGCGGCTTCGAATGTGGTTTTGGATGGTTATCACGAGCAAGAAGGAGTGAAGTTGGCTTTTACCGCTTTAGGAAATAACAACAATGTTAAAATTATTTCGATGTCGATGGGGCATATTATTTCGGTTGGAAAAATTGAAGACGGTGTGAAATATGCTTATAGCAAAGGAAAACTGATTTTCTGTGCCGGCGGAACGTCTACCAGTTTTACGAACTTTGCCGGTGTGATTTTCCCGGCTTCGATGAACGAAGCGGTTGCCGTAACCGGAGTTAAAGAAGGGTCGACCTTCCAGGAATGCGATGTATGTCATAAAGGTGGAAAAATCGACTTTACAATTGTAATGGAACGCGCCGGGACCAATAACAACGTACCGGTATTAAGTTACTATAATAATGCGGCTAATTATGTAGGCGGATCGTCAGTAGCAACAGCTACTACAGCCGGAATTGCGGCTTTGGTTTGGGCTAAAAATCCGGGTTGGACACGCGATCAGGTATTGACTAAAATGAAACAGTCATCGACGTTCTATCCGACTAAAAACGCGAATTTCGGACACGGAAATATCAATGCGCAGTTAGCGGTACAATAA
- a CDS encoding phosphoglycerate mutase family protein, with product MKNLLFIFTLIMTQALHAQEVTTSYFLIRHAEKADSSKDTNLSEKGHERAAKWDRILQNISFDAVYGTVYKRTQQTAQPTANRNHKDIIVYNHKELDIPKFKKETLGKNVLIVGHSNSIPGLVNTLIGQPKYQEIDESVFGNLYLVVVKGDSVTDYLLQF from the coding sequence ATGAAAAATTTACTATTTATTTTTACCCTGATCATGACACAGGCACTCCATGCACAAGAAGTTACGACCTCTTATTTTTTAATTCGTCATGCCGAAAAAGCCGATTCTTCAAAAGACACCAATCTGTCTGAAAAAGGTCATGAACGCGCGGCCAAATGGGACCGAATTTTACAAAATATTTCCTTTGATGCGGTGTATGGTACTGTATACAAACGTACCCAACAAACAGCCCAGCCAACCGCTAACCGGAATCATAAAGATATAATCGTATACAATCATAAAGAACTCGATATTCCGAAATTTAAAAAAGAAACCTTAGGAAAAAATGTGCTTATCGTTGGTCATAGCAATTCCATACCCGGTTTAGTCAACACGCTGATTGGTCAACCGAAATACCAGGAAATTGACGAAAGTGTATTTGGGAATCTCTACCTCGTAGTCGTTAAAGGTGATAGCGTTACCGACTACCTGTTACAGTTTTAA
- a CDS encoding OmpW family outer membrane protein, which produces MKKITLLAAMVLLFGANATQAQETNTKYKSEDFKRWQVRVRGVGVVPNESADISTIGGDVSISNTIIPELDFSYFFTKNFAVELILGTSKHDVHTVGSDISAVGGPSRANVDLGSVRLLPPTLMAQYHFYPMNEKVFKPYVGAGLNYTIFYDVKAGNTVKDVKYDNALGYAVQAGFDLMVTDKFFINADVKRLFLKTDVTVDASNLADGLSIPADVKINPWLLGLGVGMKF; this is translated from the coding sequence ATGAAAAAAATAACTTTATTAGCAGCAATGGTATTGCTATTTGGCGCGAATGCAACTCAGGCGCAGGAAACCAATACAAAATATAAAAGCGAAGATTTTAAAAGATGGCAGGTTCGGGTACGTGGTGTAGGCGTGGTACCGAACGAAAGTGCGGATATCAGTACGATTGGTGGTGATGTTTCCATTTCGAACACCATTATTCCGGAGCTGGATTTCTCGTATTTCTTTACTAAAAATTTCGCTGTGGAACTGATTTTAGGAACATCCAAACACGATGTACATACGGTAGGTTCTGATATTTCGGCCGTTGGCGGACCGTCAAGAGCAAATGTCGATCTGGGTTCGGTACGCTTGTTGCCACCAACATTGATGGCACAGTACCATTTTTATCCGATGAACGAAAAAGTATTTAAACCGTATGTGGGTGCCGGACTAAATTATACGATCTTTTATGATGTAAAAGCCGGAAATACAGTAAAAGATGTCAAATACGACAACGCATTAGGCTACGCAGTTCAGGCTGGTTTTGACCTTATGGTGACCGATAAGTTCTTTATCAATGCCGATGTAAAACGATTATTCTTGAAAACAGATGTCACAGTGGATGCTTCCAATTTAGCCGATGGCTTAAGTATCCCGGCGGATGTTAAAATAAATCCATGGTTATTAGGGTTAGGGGTTGGAATGAAATTCTAA
- the smpB gene encoding SsrA-binding protein SmpB, which yields MQKTVNILNKRAKFDYEILEKYTAGIVLTGTEIKSIRLGKASIAESFCEFHGHELFVINSHIEEYLYGTHYNHKAKSERKLLMNKKELKSLLKSMQNKGLTIIPLRLFTNEKGLAKLDIALCRGKKNFDKRETIKDRDNKRDLDRIKKVH from the coding sequence ATGCAAAAAACAGTTAACATACTTAATAAGAGAGCGAAATTCGATTATGAAATACTCGAGAAGTATACGGCCGGAATCGTACTGACCGGAACGGAGATCAAATCGATCCGTTTAGGTAAAGCCTCTATAGCCGAGAGTTTCTGTGAATTTCACGGTCATGAACTGTTTGTGATCAATTCGCATATCGAAGAATACCTGTACGGAACGCATTATAACCATAAAGCCAAAAGCGAGCGTAAGTTGCTGATGAACAAAAAAGAGCTGAAAAGCCTTTTAAAAAGCATGCAAAACAAAGGGCTTACGATTATTCCACTTCGTTTGTTTACCAACGAAAAAGGATTGGCCAAACTGGATATTGCGCTTTGCCGTGGTAAGAAAAACTTCGACAAACGCGAGACCATCAAAGACCGTGATAACAAACGGGATCTGGATCGCATCAAAAAAGTACACTAA
- a CDS encoding Fic family protein: protein MKDLLKNAREQKGLKTREVAQMLHIDQALISKFENGQRKPTREQLVKLAALLEIDFDTLLVNWLKEKILYEVGQDELALKAIQMAEEELKRNAFTKTYSIPAALQILLNEIDTLKEKVTRFRSFETETIRQTLALDYIFYSNQLDGAAFSLDETRAVIQKGETITGKSMREHLEAINHHEAIRYLESLPEKNSFIAEKDIFTLHNLIVRGIAPDESGKYRSTDNIPNHNSDTLPRANCIPKLMDDLFLWYETNKNKLHPVILAGEILSQFCFIQAFTHGNNKVARLVMHSILIQHGYLYALIKGDPASRILFENALHEAHSTQNKEKLLLLVAQAEKESLERYLNLLVHQ, encoded by the coding sequence ATGAAAGACCTACTCAAAAACGCCCGCGAACAAAAAGGACTTAAAACCCGCGAAGTGGCGCAGATGCTTCATATCGATCAGGCATTGATCAGTAAATTCGAAAATGGTCAGCGCAAGCCAACTCGTGAACAGCTCGTTAAACTGGCTGCCTTACTCGAAATCGATTTCGATACCTTATTGGTCAACTGGCTTAAAGAAAAGATTCTCTATGAAGTTGGTCAGGACGAATTGGCTCTAAAAGCAATACAAATGGCCGAAGAAGAGCTCAAACGCAACGCTTTTACCAAGACGTATTCCATTCCGGCCGCTTTGCAAATTCTGCTGAACGAGATCGATACTCTAAAGGAAAAAGTGACACGTTTCCGGTCGTTCGAAACCGAAACCATCCGGCAAACCCTTGCGTTGGATTATATATTTTATAGCAATCAGTTGGACGGAGCGGCTTTTTCACTGGACGAAACCCGTGCCGTCATTCAGAAAGGCGAAACCATTACCGGAAAAAGTATGCGGGAACACCTCGAAGCGATCAACCATCACGAGGCGATCCGCTATCTCGAAAGTCTTCCGGAAAAGAATAGTTTTATAGCCGAAAAAGATATTTTTACGCTTCACAATCTGATTGTCCGTGGTATCGCGCCCGACGAATCCGGAAAATACAGAAGTACCGACAACATACCAAACCACAATTCCGACACCTTACCACGCGCCAACTGTATTCCCAAACTGATGGACGATCTGTTTTTATGGTACGAAACCAATAAAAACAAATTGCATCCGGTGATTCTGGCTGGTGAAATACTTTCACAATTTTGTTTTATACAGGCTTTTACACACGGAAATAATAAAGTCGCCCGTTTGGTGATGCATTCCATTTTAATCCAACACGGTTATCTTTATGCGTTGATCAAAGGTGATCCGGCATCCCGAATACTGTTTGAAAACGCACTGCATGAAGCCCATTCCACTCAAAATAAAGAAAAGCTGCTGCTACTCGTAGCGCAGGCCGAAAAGGAAAGTCTGGAGCGCTACCTCAACCTTTTGGTTCATCAATAA
- a CDS encoding protein-L-isoaspartate(D-aspartate) O-methyltransferase, with amino-acid sequence MRDTAKHQGLRNQLITVLQQKGITDRNVLEAIKKIPRHLFLNSGFEDFAYQDKAFPIGAGQTISQPYTVAFQSELLQVKKDDKVLEIGTGSGYQTAVLCMMGAKVYSVERQNELFKSTSLLLPKLGIRPKQLSFGDGYKGLPNFAPFDSIIVTAGAPFIPQPLMAQLKVGGRLVIPLGEDVQVMTLLIRKNETQFEKHEFGDFRFVPLLEDKN; translated from the coding sequence GTGAGAGATACTGCCAAACATCAAGGACTTCGAAATCAGCTGATAACCGTATTACAACAAAAAGGTATTACGGACAGAAATGTATTGGAAGCCATTAAAAAAATCCCGAGACATCTGTTTTTAAATTCAGGATTTGAAGATTTTGCCTACCAGGATAAGGCCTTTCCGATCGGAGCCGGGCAGACGATTTCGCAACCCTATACGGTAGCCTTCCAATCGGAATTATTACAGGTAAAAAAAGACGACAAAGTATTGGAAATCGGAACCGGTTCGGGTTACCAAACGGCCGTTTTGTGTATGATGGGCGCCAAAGTCTACAGCGTAGAACGCCAGAACGAGTTGTTTAAAAGTACGTCCTTATTATTACCAAAACTGGGCATTCGCCCGAAACAATTGTCCTTCGGCGATGGTTATAAAGGCTTGCCTAATTTTGCCCCTTTCGATAGTATTATCGTTACGGCTGGCGCACCTTTTATTCCACAACCGCTTATGGCGCAACTTAAAGTGGGCGGTCGATTGGTTATTCCATTGGGAGAAGATGTTCAGGTAATGACCTTACTGATCCGTAAAAACGAAACACAATTTGAAAAGCACGAATTCGGCGACTTCCGATTCGTTCCTTTACTAGAAGATAAAAATTAA